A window of Sphingomonas astaxanthinifaciens DSM 22298 genomic DNA:
GCCTTCGTGCAGAACCTCACCGACAACGACGCGATCACCGGCCTATACGTAGGCGACCAGTCGTCGGGCCTCTACACCAACGCCTTCACGCTCGAGCCGCGCCGCTACGGCGTGTCGTTCGGATTCAGTTTCTAGGGCGAAGAGGGCAGGCGAGGGGGCGTTGCGCCCTTCGCCTGCCTAGGGCGCGACGCGAATGTCGACGCGGCGGTTCTGGATTTCGCGCACGCCGTCGGCGGTCGTGATGTAGGGATTGTCCTCGCCCTCGCCCGTGGCCTCGATCGCGCTGGCGGCGACCCCGCGGGCCTCGAGGGCGGCGGCGACGGCTTTCGCCCGGGCGAGCGACATGCGGCGGTTGCCGGCCGCGCTTCCCGGCCGGTCGGTGTGCCCAACCAGTAGCAGCCGCGCGCCGCCGCTTGCCGCCTTGGCGGCCTCATCCAGGACCGGTTCCCACTCGCGGCGGATCTCGCTCTTCCCGCTGTCGAAGAAGATCATCAGCGGGGCGGGCGCGGTGGCGGCCTGGGCAGCGGCGAAAAGCAGCAACATGGGGCTCGGCATAGCGGCTCCGGATCGCAAAGGAAAACGGCCGGAGAGGGTTGCTCTCCGGCCGCTTCCTTGGGTTGGCCTGTCGCTCAGCCGCGCTCGGGCGCCGGGGGCGGCGGCGGCGGCGGGGGCGGCGGCACCGGGCAGGCGTCGGTCGCCAGGATCACCGACCCGTCCGGGCAGGTCTGCGTGGCCGGCGGCGGGGGCGGGGGCGCCGGCGGCATCGGCGGCGGCGGCGGGGGCGGCGGGGCCGCGGGTTCGCCGAAATTGTAGATGATGCTGAACAGCAGCGAGTGCGACCGGAAGCGCGTGCGCGTGTCGTAGGTCGTCTGGAAGGTGTTCAGCTCGGGGATGATGTTGTCGAAGTGCAGGCGACCGGTCCGGAAGTAGCGATACTTGAGGCCGATATCGAGCTGCGGGGTGATGGCGTAGCGGATGCCCGCAATCGCCTGCAGCGCCAGCGCATTGTCCTTGCCTTCGATCTGGAAGCCGGCGCTGTCGGGTTCGATGTTGTTCATCTTGACCCGCGACCAGCCGATGCCGGGACCGGCGTAGAAGCTGACGCCATCGTCCTTGCCGAAGTCGAGCAGCAGATTGGCCATCGCCGAGGTGACGCCGACATTGCCGCGGGCGTCGACGGTGCCTTCGCCGGCGAAGCCCACGCTGTCGAGGCTCGCGCGCTTGTAGCCGAGTTCGCCCTCGAGGCGGACGATGCCGAAATCGTAGCCCGCGATCAGGTCAAGATCGAGGCCCGGCTTCTTGAAGTTCATGTTGACGGCATTGTCGATCCGCTGAACCGACGTGCCCTCGCTGGTGTTGGTGATCGTGAGATCGTGGGTCAGGTCCTTCGCCCAGAGGGCGCCGCCCTCCGCACCGAAATAGCCCGCCTTGTCGCGAGCCGCCGCCGGAGTGGCGAGCAGCGCCGCTGCGGCACAGCCGATGAGAATGTTGCGCATGATGGTCGAAAACTCCCCTGTCTTCATCGCACCACCCGGCATGGGGCCCGGTGCAGGGGCAGTTTATGGCAGATAACGGAGATTAATGCCAGAAGCGAAACGGATTCCTAATCAGGCGGCGCTCGCGGCTTCCTCGCATGCCGCGGCCGCTCGGGCGGCGAACTGGCTGGCGAGCTTGGCGTGCCATTCGCGGGCCGCCGCGGTCATCGCCCGCTGCGCGGCAAGCCGCTCCTCGGCGGCACGTCGGGCGTAATAGCGATGGTTCGATTCCACGGACCGGCTCCAACAACTGGGCGCTGATATGGACGCAGGTTGGGGAGCAAAGATGGAAGAAGAGTTAATATCCACAGCTGTCCCGGCCCGGCACAGGACCGTGGCCCTGAGGTGACAGCCCCACCAACAAATCGGATTATCGCTGAAACCGAACGACTCGCCGCTCGTTACACCCTCGAACGGAAAACAACGCGAGAGCGAAGGGGACAGCCAATGCTGACTTCGAGCCACATGACGAGAAGCTTCAATCCCGCGATGCGCGGCTATCACGCCGTCTATCGCGAGAATGCGGTGAACCATTGCCCCGGTTGCGGCCGGACCCACTGGCTGATCGGCCGCCTGCTGGCCGAATGCGGCTTCTGCGGGACCGCGCTGCCCCTGTCGGAAAGCTATTCGCGAAGCGCTTCGGCGCCGCTCTTCCGGCACGGCCGCGGAGGCCTGTCGCAGGCCGCCTGACCTCTCGCGAAGGGGCGGAAAACCTGCTATGATGCTCCCATGCTGGGGGCAGTATTTCTCGCCGCATGGTTGAGTACGCCGGGGCCCTTCGTGCTGGTCAACGGCACGGGCTCAGGCCTCACCCAGATCGCCATTCGTCAATCGAGTTCCAGCGGCGTGTGGAAGCCGCTCGGCGGCGGCGCGCTGTCGCCGGGCGCGCGCGCCAGCGAGCCCGCGCCGGGCGGTGAGCTTTGCGCCTTCGACATCCGCGGCAAGGCCGGCGACACGCTCGTCACCTGGCAAAGCGTCAATCTGTGCGACGTGAAGGTCGTGACGCTGAACCGCCGCTCCGACGGGACAGCATGGGTCGACTACGACTGAGCGGACGGCGCGGGCGCTGAAGCGGCCGTCGTCCTGCCGACACCGGCACCTGCGCGGGTTCGGGCCGGGTTGCGTCGAGCAGCTTGGCGCCGGCGAGGAAGACCACCGCGCAGCAGACCGCGAAGAACACCCAGCCCATGTTGCCCGGATAGAGCGCGAGATAATGTTTGCCGCGCTCGACCGCACCCAGCGCGATCGCCCAGGTGACCGCCCATGCTTCCCAGCGCGTCTTGACCACGAACAGGCGTCCGAACCGCCGCGCGAGGGAGGGCTTCGTCATCGACATTGGTTAAGCAACGGACGTGCCAATGGCGCAGTTCCGCCATTTTGGCGTTAACCATCGTGATTATTTGTCAATTAACCCGACTCTCCCGCACAATCACGGCTTCCGTGGCGGCGGTGCAGCGCCTAGATGCGGTGAGGCAAGGTCCATGGCTCACACTCCCGCTCCCCTTTTCGAAAAGACCAAGGTCGTGGCCGAGAACCGCCGCGCGCGGTTCGACTATTTCGTCGAGGAGCGGTTCGAGGCGGGGATCTCGCTCCAGGGAACCGAGGTCAAGGCGCTGCGCAACGGCGAAGGCTCGATCGCGGAAAGCTATGCGACGGTCGAGGGCGAGGACGTGGTGCTGATCAACAGCCACATCCCCGAATATAAGAACGGCAGCTGGATGAACCACGAGCCGCGCCGCAAGCGCCGGCTGCTGCTGCGCAAGCGCGAGATCGGCAAGCTGATGGGCGCGATCAATCGCCAGGGCCTGACGCTCGTGCCGCTGTCGATCTATTTCAATTCCAAGGGGAAGGCCAAGGTCGAGCTGGCGCTGGCGCGGGGCAAGAAGGCGCACGACAAGCGCGACACGATCAAGGAGCGCGACTGGAAGCGCGAGCAGGGCCGCCTGCTCCGGGCCCATGGCTGAGCGTGGGACTGCCCGATCCCGCCATGGCTGATCGCGGCTTCTTCCAGCGTCTCGCCGACAAGGCCACGCCGAGTCGCGAGGAAGTGCTCGAGAGTCGCTGGCTCAAGCCCTTCGGCAAGCGCGTTCGGCGCAGCGAATTGTGGCGCTTCACCCGGCGCTCGGTCCCGGCGGGGGTCTTCGCCGGGCTCCTGATCGGCATCTTCCTGATGGTCCCCGGCCTCCAGATCGTCGGCGCGGCGCTGCTGTGCATCCCGGTGCGCGGCAACATCCCGATCGCGGCGGCGATGACCTTCCTCAGCAATCCCGCGACCACGCCCTTCTTCCTCGTCGCGGGGATCGCGGTCGGCAACAAACTCGGCTTCCACGCCGACCTCGCGGCCTTCGAACAGCTCTATTCGAGCGGCGCGGGACTGCGGCAATGGTCGCAATGGTTGCTGTCCGACGCGGCTCCGGCAATGATCACCGGGCTGTTCGTGATCGCGCTCGCCTGTGCGTTCGTCGGCTATGGAGTGTCGATTGTCGTCTGGCGCTGGTGGGTGCATCGCAAATGGCGCAGGCGTGCCCGTCCCGAACTCTTCAACCGCCATCCTTGAAGAAAGTGCATCATTCATGAAGCGACTGCTTTCCGTTCTGGCCGCGACCACCATTCTTGCCGGCTGCGCGACCACCGCTCCGGTCGAGACCGCCGAGGTCGCCCCCGTCGCCGCCGCCGAGCCCGTCCCTGCCGCGGCCCCCGCGCCCAAGGCCGAGATCGGCGCTTATGGCTTCGACGCCGCGGGCATGGACACCGCCGTCCAGCCGGGCGACAATTTCTTCGAATATGCCAGCGGGACCTGGGCCAAGAACACCCCGATCCCCGCCGACAAGAGCGGCTACGGCATGTTCACGGTGCTCGACGACCTGTCGAAGCAGCGCACCCGCGGCCTGATCGAGGAAGCCGCCAAGGATCCCAACAGCCGGATCGGCGCGGTCTATGCGAGCTTCATGGACCAAGCCGCGATCGACGCGAAGGGCCTGGCGCCGATCAAGCCGTGGCTCGACACGATCAAGGGCACGACCAGCCGCGCGGCGCTTCCGACCCTGTTCGCCGAAGCCGCCAAGAACGGCGTCCGCACGCCCTTCGCGGCCTATGTCGGCCAGGACGACAAGGCGCCCGAGAACTATATCCTCTCGATGGGTCAGAGCGGCATCGGGCTGCCCGACCGCGACTATTACCTCAAGGATGACGCCAAGCTGGCCGACATCCGTGCCAAGTACGTGGCCCATCTCACCAACGTGATGACCCTCGCGGGCGAGCCCAATGCCGCGGCCCGCGCCCAGGCGATCCTCGCCTTCGAGACCGAGATTGCCAAGGTTCACTGGACCCGGGTCGACAGCCGCGACGCGACCAAGACCTACAACAAGTTCACCGTGGCGCAGCTCGCCAAGACCGCGCCGGGCTTCGACTTCTCGCGGATGTTCGCGGCGGCCGGCGCCAACGGCGTCAACGAGCTTCTCGTCGCGCAGCCGAGCGCCATCACCGGGATCGCAAGGATCCTCGCCCGGGCCCCGATGTCGGTGATCCGCGACCAGCTCCTGGTCCGCTCGCTCGACGGCTATGCCGCGGTCCTGCCGAGCGCGTTCGACAAGGAGAATTTCGCCTTCTTCGGCACGACCCTGTCGGGCACCCCCGAGCAGGAAGCGCGCTGGAAGCGGGCGGTGTCCTTCACCACCGGCACCCTCCAGGACGACGTCAGCAAGCTCTACGTCGCCAAATATTTCCCGCCCGAGACCAAGGCCGCGGCCGACGAACTCGTCAAGAATGTCGTCGAGGCGATGGGCCGGCGGATCGACGGGCTGACCTGGATGGCGCCCGCCACCAAGGCCCGCGCCCGCGCCAAGCTCGCCAACTTCAACACCAAGATCGGCTACCCGAGCCAGTGGCGCGACATGAGCGGCCTCGCGGTCGCCGGTGACGATGCCTTCGGCAATGCGCTGCGCTCGCGGCGCTTCGAATATGCCTATGACATCAACAAGCTCGGCAAGCCCATCTACAAGTGGGAATGGGGCATGACCCCGATGACGATCAACGCTTATGCGAACTTCTCGATGAGCGAGATCGTCTTCCCGGCCGCGATCCTCCAGCCGCCCTTCTTCGATCCCAATGCCGACCCGGCGCTCAACTACGGCGGCATCGGCGCGGTCATCGGCCACGAGATCAGCCACCACTTCGATGACCAGGGTTCGAAATATGACGAATATGGCCGGCTCGCCGACTGGTGGACCGCGGACGACCTCAAGGCCTTCAATGCCGCGACCGCCCAGTTGGTGGCGCAGTATAACGCCTATGAGCCGCTTCCCGGCCAGCATGTGAACGGCCAGCTGACGCTGGGCGAGAACATCGGCGACCTCGCCGGCCTGACCGTCGCCTACGACGCCTATAAGCACAGCCTCGGCGGTGCGGCGGCACCGGTGCTCGACGGCACCACCGGCGACCAGCGCTTCTACCTCGGCTGGGCCCAGGTGTGGCGCAACAAGCTGCGCGAGCCGGCGCTTCGCCAGCGCCTGCTGACCGATCCGCACAGCCCGGCCGAGCAGCGCGTCTCGGTCGTCCGCAACCTCGACCCCTGGTACAATGCGTTCAACGTCCAGGCCGGTCAGAAGCTGTATCTCGCGCCGGCCCAGCGGGTCCGCGTCTGGTAAGCTGAATGCTGCACGCCCGGCTCGCCGCGATCGACGCTGAGCCCGTCCCTCGGGGCGAGCCGTGGCTGCTTCCCCTGCTCGCCGCCCTGGCCCTCGCCAGCGTGGTGGTGATCGCGCTTGCCGCCCGGCAGCCGGTCATCGCCATCCTGTTCGGGATCGGCGTCGCGGCGGCCGGGCTGATCGCCTGGCGCCGCCGGGTGCCCGACGCGCTCGACCAGCCGGTCGCCGAGGTCGCGCCCGACTATTCGCTCGTCTCCGAGGGGCTCGGCCTGTGCGCCGACCCCGCCGCGCTGACCGACGCCGAGGGCCGGTTGCTGGCGGTCAATGCCGGCTATCGCGAGCGCTTTCCCGGGCTTCCCGCGCCGGGTGAGATCGACCTCGATGCCGACACGAGGCTCGCGCTCGAGGCCGCGCGCGACCTCGCCTGGCGTGACGGCGAGGGCTGTGCGGCCGGGCTCGCCACCGCCGACGGACCGGTCGCGGTCGAGATCCGGCGCGTGGGCGCGGCCCGCGACCGCCTCCTGTGGCGTTTCCCCAGACCCCGCCGCTCGCCGCTGCTCGTGCTCGTGAAACGCCTCCAGGGCGTCGAGGGCGAGGTGCTCGGCGAGGCCGGCGTGCTCGGTGCGGTGATCGACGGCGATGGCCGGGTGATCGCCGCCAACGGCCTGTTTGCCCGCCGCACCGGCTTCGCCGCCGGGCAAGCCGACCGGATCGACGTGCTGCTCGAAGGGGCGGGCGAGGGCCGGGTGCGGATCGCGGCCGAAGGGAGCGAAGGCCAGCCGCTCCGCCTGCTCCACATCCCGGCCGAGCCCGGAGCGGGCCATGCCGGCGGAATCACCATGCTGTTCGCCTCGGGCGAAGCGCCGAGCCTTGGCGAGCCCGCCAGCCTCCAGGCGCTGCTCGACCTCCTCCCGCTCGGGCTTGCGCTGGTCGACCGCGACGGGCGCTTCCTCACCAGCAACCGCGCCTTCCGCAATGCCGCCGCGCTTGGCGACGGGCCGCTCCCCGCCTTTCCGAGCGACCTCGTGGTGAAGGAGGACAAGGCCGCGGTCGCCGACGCGGTCCGCCGCAACAGCCGCGGCCCCGCCATGTCGGGCGACCTTGCGGTGCGCCTTGCCCACCAGCCGGGCGAGCCGGTCGCGCTGACCATCGCGGGGCTGCGTAATCTCGGCGAGGCGAGCGTCCTCCTGCTGCTCAAGGACAATAGCGAGGAAGCCAAATTGAAGCGCCAGGTCGCGCAGGCGACCAAGATGCAGGCGGTCGGCCAGCTCGCCGGCGGCGTCGCGCACGACTTCAACAACATCCTGACCGCGATCATCGGCCACTGCGACCTGATGCTGATGCGCCATACGCCTGGCGACAGCGATTATGACGATATCCAGCAGATCAAGTCGAACTCGAACCGCGCGGCGGGCCTGACCCGCCAGCTGCTCGCCTTTTCGCGCCAGCAGACGCTGCGCCCGCAGGTGCTCCAGCTGCCCGACGTGGTCAGCGAGGTCAGTCACCTCCTGAAGCGCCTGCTCGGCGAGACCGTGGTGCTACAGGTCAAGCACGGACGCGACCTCGGCGCGGTCCGTGCCGATCCCGGCCAGCTCGAGCAGGTGATCGTCAATCTCGCGGTCAATGCCCGCGACGCCATGGCGGGGATGGGCGGGGGGACGCTCACCATCCAGACCTATGCGGTGCACAGCCATCAGGTCGCCGAACTGGGCTCCGACATCCTGCCGATCGCCGACTATACCGCGCTCAGCATCTCGGACACCGGCTGCGGCATCCCGGCGAACGTGCTGGGCAAGGTGTTCGAGCCCTTCTTCACGACCAAGGAAGTCGGCAAGGGCACCGGCCTCGGTCTCTCCACCGTCTATGGCATCGTCAAGCAGTCGGGCGGGTTCATCTTCGCCGCCAGCAAGGTGGGCGAGGGGACGAGCTTCGTCATCTACCTGCCCGTCCACAGCGAGGAGAAGGGCGCCAGCAAGGCGGTCGCCGGACCCAAGCCCAAGGCCGAGGAGCTGTGGGGCACCGGAACGGTGCTGCTGGTCGAGGACGAGCCCATGGTCCGCACCGTCGCCGAGCGCGCGCTGACCCGCCAGGGCTATACCGTGCTGACCGCCGACAATGGCGAGGAAGCGCTCGAGATCATCAACCGCGGCGAGACCATCGACCTCCTCATCTCCGACGTCGTCATGCCGGTGATGGACGGCCCGACCATGGTCCGCGAAGCCCGCAAGACCCGGCCCGAACTCAAGATCCTCTTCATGTCGGGCTATGCCGAGGAGCAGCTTCGCCGCTCGATCGATATCGACAATGTTGCCTTCCTTCCCAAGCCCTTCTCGGTCCAGGAACTGTCGGAGGCGGCGCGTAAAGTCTTGGCAACGCGCGAATAACGGTTGCGCATCCGTTCCGCTTTCGCAATAGCCGCCAGGTGCAACAAGGCCGTGCCATTCTCGTCGTCGAAGACGAACCGCTGATCGCGATGATGCTCGAGGATTTCCTCGAGACCCTCGGGCACCGCATTGTCGCGAGCTGCGACAATCTTCCCGACGCGATCGTCCAGTGCCGCGAGGGCGAATTCGATCTCGCCATCCTCGACGTCAACCTGAAGGGCGAGCTGGTGTGGCCGGCGGCCGAAGCGCTCAAGGAGCGCGGCCTGCCGTTCGTCATCGCCAGCGGCGGCCACGTCGAGCCGCCGCCCGCGGTGTTCGCCGACGCTCCCCTGCTCGAGAAGCCTTACACGATCGACCGCATCGGCCCGGTGCTGGAGCAGGCCGGCGCCTGAGCTGGCGGACTGCCGCTCCGGCTGAGTCCCTGAAACCACAGTTGCCGTCCAACCGCCTGCCGTTCGCCCCGGCGCGGCGCGGTTCACTTGCCCGACAGTCGCGAGCGCCTAATGAAAGGGCAACCATCCGAACAACGGGGAACCGGCCCAGTGAAGAAGCTCCTGCTAAGCACCTGTATCCTGTCCCTGGCGCTCGTGCCCGCCGTGGCCGAGGCGAAGAAGAAGCCCGCGCCGCCGCCGCCGCCCGTGGTCCGGGTCGTTCCGACCGATCCGGTCGAGGCTTATTATTACTACCATAACGAGGCGCCGGTCTGGTTCCGCAGCGACGCGACTCGCGCCGCCGCCTCGCGCCTGTCGGCGATCCTCAAGCGCGCGCCGATCGACGGCTTTACCCAGGGCCCGGCGCTCGCCGCGCAGGTCGATGCCGCCATCGCCTCGGCCCAGCCCGGCAACGCCGCGGCGATCAAGTCGGCCGAGATCACCCTGTCGCGGGCGTGGGTCGCCTACATGCAATATCTGCGGACCCCGCCCAAGGGCGTGGTCTACGGCTATGCGATCCTCAAGCCGCAGGCCCGCGCCGACCAGATCCTGCTGACCACCGCCGCGGCTACCGACCTCTCGGCGCAGCTCGACAAGATGGCGGACGTCAATCCGACCTACCGGGCCCTGCGCGAGGCCGCGCTGGCGAGCGGGATGACCGCCGCCGACACCGCGCTCACCTCCAATCTCGAGCGGGCGCGCTTCCTGCCCGCGGCGGGACGCTTCGTCATCGTCGACATCGGCAATGCGATGCTGACCATGTACGAGAACGGCCAGCCGGTGGACCGGATGAAGGTCGTCGTCGGGACTCCGCAGCTGCAGACCCCGATGATCGCCAGCATCATCCATTACGTGACGCTCAATCCCTATTGGAACGTGCCGCCCAACCTCATCCACAAGACGGTGGGGCCGGGCGCGCTCAAGGGCGGCGACGGCTACTTGAAGCCGCGCGGCTACGAGGTGATGAGCGGCTGGGGTCCCAACGCGACGGTCATGTCGGCCGCGCAGGTCGACTGGCAGAAGGTCATCGACAATCCCGAATCGCTCCGCGTGCGGCAGAAGCCCGGGCCCGCCAACAGCATGGGCCGGCTGAAGGTGCCGTTCCCGAGTGGGCAGGACATCTACCTCCACGACACGCCCGCGCGCGACAAGTTTAAGGAGGCCGATCGCCACCTGTCGAACGGCTGTATCCGGCTCGAGGACGCACGCCGCTTCGCCCGCTGGCTGATGGGCCGCGAGCCGGCGATGAGCGGCAACGATCCCGAGCAGATGGTCCAGCTCCAGACCGGCGTGCCGATCTACCTGACCTATCTGACCGCCGAGCAAGGCTCCGACGGCAAGCTGGCGATGCGCAAGGACGTCTATGGTTGGGACGGCCGCCCCGACCTCCAGCTCGCCGCCTCGACCGCCTACACCAGCGTGGCGCGGCCGGCGACGCCGTAAGCGTCGATCCAGCGGAAACGGGAAGGGCCGGGGGAGCGATCCCCCGGCCTTTTTCGTGGGCCTCATGTGCCGCGGGCAAAAGAAAACGGGGCGGAGCCGAAGCTCCACCCCGTCTCTTTGCCAGTGGCCGGAGCAGGGCCGAAACCCTGCTCCCAACCGCTTAGCCGCGCTCCGGAGCGGGCGGCGGCGGCGGCGGCGGCGGCGGCGGCACCGGGCAGGTGTCAGTCGCCAGGATCACCGAACCGTCCGGGCAGGTCTGCGTCGCCGGGGGCGGCGGCGGAGGCGGCGGGGGCGGGGGCGGCGGGGGCGGCGGCGGCGGCGGCGGCGGCGCGAAGTTGAAGGTCAGGCTCGCGAGCAGCGAGTGCGACCGGAACCGCGTGTCGCCACGACCGGCGACATCCGCCAGCGGGAAGAAGTCGAGATCGTCCTTCACGTCGTGATTGTACAGACGGTACTTCACGCCGAAGTCGATGTTGTCGCTGATCGGATAGCGGACGCCAGCCATGAGCTGCCAGGCGAAGCCGCTGTCCTTGGCCGACCCGATCGGGGTCGAAACCTTGGTGCGGGCGAGGCCCACGCCGCCACCGAAGAAGCCCTGCCAGCTGTCATCGGCACCGAAGTCGAGGAGCAGGTTGCCCATGACCGACAGCGAGCTCGAGTGACCGTCGCCGTCATACTGGACGGCGTCGATGATGTAGTCGCCGTGCGCAGCGCGCTTGTAGGCCACTTCGGCCTCGGCGCGAACCGCACCGAAGTCGTAGCCGGCGTTCACGCCGACGTCGTAACCGGTCTTGTGATCGATCACGAGGAAGTCCGGGTAACGGGTCCCGGCGGCGTCCTTGACGTCGACCTTCATGTCTTCGACCAGCATCGGCCCAAGATCGATGCCGACATAACCCGACTTGTCACGGGCCATTGCCGG
This region includes:
- a CDS encoding OmpA family protein, encoding MLLLFAAAQAATAPAPLMIFFDSGKSEIRREWEPVLDEAAKAASGGARLLLVGHTDRPGSAAGNRRMSLARAKAVAAALEARGVAASAIEATGEGEDNPYITTADGVREIQNRRVDIRVAP
- a CDS encoding outer membrane protein, translated to MRNILIGCAAAALLATPAAARDKAGYFGAEGGALWAKDLTHDLTITNTSEGTSVQRIDNAVNMNFKKPGLDLDLIAGYDFGIVRLEGELGYKRASLDSVGFAGEGTVDARGNVGVTSAMANLLLDFGKDDGVSFYAGPGIGWSRVKMNNIEPDSAGFQIEGKDNALALQAIAGIRYAITPQLDIGLKYRYFRTGRLHFDNIIPELNTFQTTYDTRTRFRSHSLLFSIIYNFGEPAAPPPPPPPPMPPAPPPPPPATQTCPDGSVILATDACPVPPPPPPPPPPAPERG
- the smpB gene encoding SsrA-binding protein SmpB, translated to MAHTPAPLFEKTKVVAENRRARFDYFVEERFEAGISLQGTEVKALRNGEGSIAESYATVEGEDVVLINSHIPEYKNGSWMNHEPRRKRRLLLRKREIGKLMGAINRQGLTLVPLSIYFNSKGKAKVELALARGKKAHDKRDTIKERDWKREQGRLLRAHG
- a CDS encoding DUF2062 domain-containing protein, which gives rise to MADRGFFQRLADKATPSREEVLESRWLKPFGKRVRRSELWRFTRRSVPAGVFAGLLIGIFLMVPGLQIVGAALLCIPVRGNIPIAAAMTFLSNPATTPFFLVAGIAVGNKLGFHADLAAFEQLYSSGAGLRQWSQWLLSDAAPAMITGLFVIALACAFVGYGVSIVVWRWWVHRKWRRRARPELFNRHP
- a CDS encoding M13 family metallopeptidase, translated to MKRLLSVLAATTILAGCATTAPVETAEVAPVAAAEPVPAAAPAPKAEIGAYGFDAAGMDTAVQPGDNFFEYASGTWAKNTPIPADKSGYGMFTVLDDLSKQRTRGLIEEAAKDPNSRIGAVYASFMDQAAIDAKGLAPIKPWLDTIKGTTSRAALPTLFAEAAKNGVRTPFAAYVGQDDKAPENYILSMGQSGIGLPDRDYYLKDDAKLADIRAKYVAHLTNVMTLAGEPNAAARAQAILAFETEIAKVHWTRVDSRDATKTYNKFTVAQLAKTAPGFDFSRMFAAAGANGVNELLVAQPSAITGIARILARAPMSVIRDQLLVRSLDGYAAVLPSAFDKENFAFFGTTLSGTPEQEARWKRAVSFTTGTLQDDVSKLYVAKYFPPETKAAADELVKNVVEAMGRRIDGLTWMAPATKARARAKLANFNTKIGYPSQWRDMSGLAVAGDDAFGNALRSRRFEYAYDINKLGKPIYKWEWGMTPMTINAYANFSMSEIVFPAAILQPPFFDPNADPALNYGGIGAVIGHEISHHFDDQGSKYDEYGRLADWWTADDLKAFNAATAQLVAQYNAYEPLPGQHVNGQLTLGENIGDLAGLTVAYDAYKHSLGGAAAPVLDGTTGDQRFYLGWAQVWRNKLREPALRQRLLTDPHSPAEQRVSVVRNLDPWYNAFNVQAGQKLYLAPAQRVRVW
- a CDS encoding hybrid sensor histidine kinase/response regulator, coding for MLHARLAAIDAEPVPRGEPWLLPLLAALALASVVVIALAARQPVIAILFGIGVAAAGLIAWRRRVPDALDQPVAEVAPDYSLVSEGLGLCADPAALTDAEGRLLAVNAGYRERFPGLPAPGEIDLDADTRLALEAARDLAWRDGEGCAAGLATADGPVAVEIRRVGAARDRLLWRFPRPRRSPLLVLVKRLQGVEGEVLGEAGVLGAVIDGDGRVIAANGLFARRTGFAAGQADRIDVLLEGAGEGRVRIAAEGSEGQPLRLLHIPAEPGAGHAGGITMLFASGEAPSLGEPASLQALLDLLPLGLALVDRDGRFLTSNRAFRNAAALGDGPLPAFPSDLVVKEDKAAVADAVRRNSRGPAMSGDLAVRLAHQPGEPVALTIAGLRNLGEASVLLLLKDNSEEAKLKRQVAQATKMQAVGQLAGGVAHDFNNILTAIIGHCDLMLMRHTPGDSDYDDIQQIKSNSNRAAGLTRQLLAFSRQQTLRPQVLQLPDVVSEVSHLLKRLLGETVVLQVKHGRDLGAVRADPGQLEQVIVNLAVNARDAMAGMGGGTLTIQTYAVHSHQVAELGSDILPIADYTALSISDTGCGIPANVLGKVFEPFFTTKEVGKGTGLGLSTVYGIVKQSGGFIFAASKVGEGTSFVIYLPVHSEEKGASKAVAGPKPKAEELWGTGTVLLVEDEPMVRTVAERALTRQGYTVLTADNGEEALEIINRGETIDLLISDVVMPVMDGPTMVREARKTRPELKILFMSGYAEEQLRRSIDIDNVAFLPKPFSVQELSEAARKVLATRE
- a CDS encoding response regulator; its protein translation is MQQGRAILVVEDEPLIAMMLEDFLETLGHRIVASCDNLPDAIVQCREGEFDLAILDVNLKGELVWPAAEALKERGLPFVIASGGHVEPPPAVFADAPLLEKPYTIDRIGPVLEQAGA
- a CDS encoding L,D-transpeptidase family protein, producing MKKLLLSTCILSLALVPAVAEAKKKPAPPPPPVVRVVPTDPVEAYYYYHNEAPVWFRSDATRAAASRLSAILKRAPIDGFTQGPALAAQVDAAIASAQPGNAAAIKSAEITLSRAWVAYMQYLRTPPKGVVYGYAILKPQARADQILLTTAAATDLSAQLDKMADVNPTYRALREAALASGMTAADTALTSNLERARFLPAAGRFVIVDIGNAMLTMYENGQPVDRMKVVVGTPQLQTPMIASIIHYVTLNPYWNVPPNLIHKTVGPGALKGGDGYLKPRGYEVMSGWGPNATVMSAAQVDWQKVIDNPESLRVRQKPGPANSMGRLKVPFPSGQDIYLHDTPARDKFKEADRHLSNGCIRLEDARRFARWLMGREPAMSGNDPEQMVQLQTGVPIYLTYLTAEQGSDGKLAMRKDVYGWDGRPDLQLAASTAYTSVARPATP
- a CDS encoding outer membrane protein, producing MRKYLLAAAAAAAITSPAMARDKSGYVGIDLGPMLVEDMKVDVKDAAGTRYPDFLVIDHKTGYDVGVNAGYDFGAVRAEAEVAYKRAAHGDYIIDAVQYDGDGHSSSLSVMGNLLLDFGADDSWQGFFGGGVGLARTKVSTPIGSAKDSGFAWQLMAGVRYPISDNIDFGVKYRLYNHDVKDDLDFFPLADVAGRGDTRFRSHSLLASLTFNFAPPPPPPPPPPPPPPPPPPPPPATQTCPDGSVILATDTCPVPPPPPPPPPPAPERG